Proteins encoded by one window of Hylaeus volcanicus isolate JK05 chromosome 7, UHH_iyHylVolc1.0_haploid, whole genome shotgun sequence:
- the LOC128880144 gene encoding uncharacterized protein LOC128880144, translating to MFVAVRALDRRQDSSEHDTPRFFSRMRFLLASLLFVAYVCSTKGHGKDHDRHCRYWCKTSDHRYYCCPTGKHEGWMEHVWRFFLHPWLWISVGEFPLSHSSWPEIVVTEIETEKKAKKYCPPLRAHCPRTYDWYSPPSLCHRDDDCDEWEKCCLDVCLGHKTCKSAE from the exons ATGTTCGTCGCGGTGCGTGCGTTAGACAGACGCCAGGACAGCTCTGAGCACGATACTCCACGATTTTTTTCGag gaTGCGTTTCCTGTTAGCGAGTCTTTTGTTCGTCGCTTACGTTTGCTCGACGAAAGGTCACGGAAAAGATCACGATCGTCACTGCAGATATTGGTGTAAAACGTCCGATCATCGATATTATTGCTGTCCAACAGGGAAACACGAGGGCTGGATGGAGCACGTCTGGCGTTTCTTCTTGCATCCGTGGCTCTGGATAAGCGTCGGTGAATTTCCTCTGTCTCACTCGTCGTGGCCGGAAATAGTCGTAACCGAGATAGAAACCGAGAAAAAAGCGAAGAAATATTGCCCGCCGTTGAGAGCACACTGTCCACGGACTTACGATTGGTATTCGCCGCCGTCTTTATGCCACCGCGATGATGACTGCGACGAATGGGAAAAGTGTTGTCTGGACGTTTGTCTCGGGCACAAAACCTGCAAATCTGCTGAATAG